In Mustela nigripes isolate SB6536 chromosome 10, MUSNIG.SB6536, whole genome shotgun sequence, one DNA window encodes the following:
- the ATP1A2 gene encoding sodium/potassium-transporting ATPase subunit alpha-2 gives MGRGAGREYSPAATTAENGGGKKKQKEKELDELKKEVAMDDHKLSLDELGRKYQVDLSKGLTNQRAQDILARDGPNALTPPPTTPEWVKFCRQLFGGFSILLWIGAILCFLAYGIQAAMEDEPSNDNLYLGVVLAAVVIVTGCFSYYQEAKSSKIMDSFKNMVPQQALVVREGEKMQINAEEVVVGDLVEVKGGDRVPADLRIISSHGCKVDNSSLTGESEPQTRSPEFTHENPLETRNICFFSTNCVEGTARGIVIATGDRTVMGRIATLASGLEVGRTPIAMEIEHFIQLITGVAVFLGVSFFVLSLILGYSWLEAVIFLIGIIVANVPEGLLATVTVCLTLTAKRMARKNCLVKNLEAVETLGSTSTICSDKTGTLTQNRMTVAHMWFDNQIHEADTTEDQSGATFDKRSPTWTALSRIAGLCNRAVFKAGQENISVSKRDTAGDASESALLKCIELSCGSVRKMRDRNPKVAEIPFNSTNKYQLSIHEREDSPQSHVLVMKGAPERILDRCSTILVQGKEIPLDKEMQDAFQNAYMELGGLGERVLGFCQLNLPSGKFPRGFKFDTDELNFPTEKLCFVGLMSMIDPPRAAVPDAVGKCRSAGIKVIMVTGDHPITAKAIAKGVGIISEGNETVEDIAARLNIPVSQVNPREAKACVVHGSDLKDMTSEQLDEVLKNHTEIVFARTSPQQKLIIVEGCQRQGAIVAVTGDGVNDSPALKKADIGIAMGISGSDVSKQAADMILLDDNFASIVTGVEEGRLIFDNLKKSIAYTLTSNIPEITPFLLFIIANIPLPLGTVTILCIDLGTDMVPAISLAYEAAESDIMKRQPRNPQTDKLVNERLISMAYGQIGMIQALGGFFTYFVILAENGFLPSRLLGIRLDWDDRSMNDLEDSYGQEWTYEQRKVVEFTCHTAFFASIVVVQWADLIICKTRRNSVFQQGMKNKILIFGLLEETALAAFLSYCPGMGVALRMYPLKVTWWFCAFPYSLLIFIYDEVRKLILRRYPGGWVEKETYY, from the exons ATGGGCCGTGGG gccGGCCGCGAGTACTCGCCAGCAGCCACCACTGCGGAGAATGGGGGCGGcaagaagaagcagaaagagaaggagcttGACGAGCTGAAGAAGGAGGTGGCCATG GACGACCACAAGCTGTCCTTGGATGAGCTAGGCCGCAAATACCAAGTGGACCTATCCAAG GGCCTCACCAACCAGCGGGCCCAGGACATTCTGGCCCGGGATGGACCCAACGCCCTCACCCCGCCCCCGACAACCCCCGAGTGGGTCAAGTTCTGCCGCCAGCTCTTCGGGGGCTTCTCCATCTTGCTGTGGATCGGGGCCATCCTCTGCTTCCTGGCCTACGGCATCCAGGCCGCCATGGAGGACGAACCATCCAACGACAAT CTCTATCTGGGCGTGGTGCTGGCAGCTGTGGTCATCGTCACCGGCTGCTTCTCCTACTATCAGGAAGCCAAGAGCTCCAAGATCATGGATTCCTTCAAGAACATGGTGCCACAG caagcCCTGGTGGTGCGGGAAGGAGAGAAGATGCAGATCAACGCAGAGGAGGTCGTGGTGGGGGACCTGGTGGAGGTGAAGGGCGGGGACCGCGTGCCCGCGGACCTCCGGATCATCTCTTCTCACGGCTGCAAG gtGGATAACTCATCCCTAACAGGCGAGTCCGAGCCCCAGACCCGCTCCCCCGAGTTCACCCATGAGAACCCCTTGGAGACCCGCAACATCTGCTTCTTCTCCACCAACTGCGTGGAAG GCACGGCCAGGGGCATCGTGATCGCCACAGGGGACCGGACGGTGATGGGCCGCATAGCCACCCTGGCTTCGGGCCTGGAGGTGGGGCGGACGCCCATCGCCATGGAGATCGAGCACTTCATCCAGCTGATCACGGGGGTGGCCGTGTTCCTGGGGGTCTCTTTCTTCGTGCTCTCCCTCATCCTGGGCTACAGCTGGCTGGAGGCCGTCATCTTCCTCATCGGCATCATCGTGGCCAATGTGCCCGAGGGGCTGCTGGCCACTGTTACC gtgTGTCTGACCCTGACAGCCAAGCGCATGGCGCGCAAGAACTGCCTGGTGAAGAACCTGGAGGCCGTGGAGACGCTGGGCTCCACGTCCACCATCTGCTCCGACAAGACGGGCACCCTCACCCAGAACCGCATGACCGTCGCCCACATGTGGTTCGACAACCAGATCCACGAAGCGGACACCACGGAAGATCAGTCCG GGGCCACTTTCGACAAACGATCCCCCACATGGACGGCACTGTCTCGGATCGCCGGCCTCTGCAACCGTGCCGTCTTCAAGGCCGGGCAGGAGAACATCTCTGTGTCTAAG CGGGACACGGCGGGCGACGCCTCCGAGTCAGCCCTGCTCAAGTGCATCGAGCTGTCCTGCGGCTCCGTGCGGAAGATGCGGGACAGAAACCCCAAGGTGGCGGAGATCCCTTTCAATTCCACCAACAAGTACCAG CTGTCCATCCACGAGCGAGAGGACAGCCCCCAGAGCCACGTGCTGGTGATGAAGGGGGCCCCGGAGCGCATCCTGGACCGCTGCTCCACCATCCTGGTGCAGGGCAAGGAGATCCCTCTGGACAAGGAGATGCAGGACGCCTTTCAGAACGCCTACATGGAGCTGGGCGGGCTGGGCGAGCGCGTGCTGG GGTTTTGTCAGCTGAATCTGCCCTCTGGGAAGTTTCCGCGGGGCTTCAAGTTTGACACGGACGAGCTGAACTTCCCCACGGAGAAGCTCTGCTTCGTGGGGCTCATGTCCATGATCGACCCTCCCCGGGCTGCCGTGCCGGACGCCGTGGGCAAGTGCCGCAGTGCGGGCATCAAG GTGATCATGGTGACCGGGGACCACCCCATCACAGCCAAGGCCATCGCCAAAGGTGTGGGCATCATATCAGAAGGCAACGAGACTGTGGAGGACATCGCGGCCCGGCTCAACATTCCCGTCAGCCAGGTCAACCCCAG AGAAGCCAAGGCGTGCGTGGTGCACGGCTCAGACCTGAAGGACATGACGTCGGAGCAGCTGGACGAGGTCCTCAAGAACCACACGGAGATCGTGTTCGCGCGCACGTCCCCGCAGCAGAAGCTCATCATCGTGGAGGGCTGCCAGCGGCAG GGGGCCATCGTGGCGGTGACCGGGGACGGCGTGAATGACTCCCCCGCGCTGAAGAAGGCTGACATCGGCATCGCCATGGGCATCTCGGGCTCTGACGTGTCCAAGCAGGCCGCCGACATGATCCTGCTGGACGACAACTTTGCTTCCATCGTCACGGGCGTGGAGGAGG GCCGCCTGATCTTCGACAACCTGAAGAAGTCCATCGCCTACACCCTGACCAGCAACATCCCCGAGATCACGCCCTTCCTGCTCTTCATCATCGCCAACATCCCCCTGCCGCTGGGCACTGTGACCATCCTCTGCATCGACCTGGGCACCGACATG GTCCCCGCCATCTCCTTGGCCTACGAGGCTGCGGAGAGCGACATCATGAAGCGACAGCCGAGGAACCCCCAGACGGACAAGCTGGTGAACGAGAGACTCATCAGCATGGCCTACGGACAGATTG GGATGATCCAAGCCCTGGGCGGCTTCTTCACCTACTTCGTCATCCTGGCGGAGAACGGTTTCCTGCCGTCGCGGCTGCTGGGAATCCGTCTGGACTGGGACGACCGGTCCATGAACGACCTGGAGGACAGCTATGGGCAGGAGTGG ACCTACGAGCAGCGGAAGGTGGTGGAGTTCACGTGCCACACGGCCTTCTTTGCCAGCATCGTGGTGGTGCAGTGGGCCGACCTCATCATTTGCAAGACCCGGCGCAACTCCGTCTTCCAACAGGGCATGAA GAACAAGATCCTGATTTTCGGGCTGCTGGAGGAGACGGCGCTGGCGGCCTTCCTGTCCTACTGCCCGGGCATGGGCGTGGCGCTCCGCATGTACCCGCTCAA GGTCACCTGGTGGTTCTGCGCCTTCCCCTACAGCCTCCTCATCTTCATCTATGATGAGGTCCGGAAGCTCATCCTGAGACGGTACCCTGGGG GCTGGGTGGAGAAGGAAACCTACTACTGA